One Mugil cephalus isolate CIBA_MC_2020 chromosome 8, CIBA_Mcephalus_1.1, whole genome shotgun sequence genomic window carries:
- the erap2 gene encoding endoplasmic reticulum aminopeptidase 2: MVSVRLLVLSLFSVSLAGSQANQSSQQTSTAPQPAGEQSPSGNLSFPWSRLRLPRYIIPVQYRLLLHPNLTNLSFTGSVQIQIDVQNNTNWVVLHSKGLQISKATILDQKFAHLSDQVLPVLHNPSHEQIGIFSPRVLSSGQKYFLYIEFEAGLADGFYGFYKSTYKTSTGETRTLASTHFEPTSARMAFPCFDEPSFKANFSLRIRRSPEHISLSNMPVVKTVELSDGLLEDWFAPSVKMSTYLVAFVICDFKSVTSTTSSGVQVSIYAAPEKWQQTHYALEVAVKMLDFYEEYFNIRYPLPKQDLVAIPDFQYGAMENWGLTTYRETSLLFDPLTSSVSDKLWVTMVIGHELAHQWFGNLVTMEWWNDIWLNEGFARYMEYISVDATYPDLKVDEYLLHTCFAAVGYDSLNSSRPISSPAENPTQIEEMFDTVSYDKGACVLHMLRHFLTDEVFQSGIVRYLRKYSYRNAYNQDLWDSLANTCSEEDFSSGKHCYSSGQAAKNAYLFAGEHLNLTAMMNTWTLQKGIPVVTVTRKGPRLLIRQDRFLRTVMPSDPLWPKLQEGFLWHIPLTYKTDASSTIHRHLMTSATDSIPIGEDVNWVKVNTDMTGYYVVHYEDGGWDVMTKLLGENHTALSYKDRTHLIHNAFQLVTAGHLPLNKALDLIGYLQQETHTVPLLQGLGYLEVFYHLIEKRDEVDLTRNLGMYILQFFRAVIDQQTWTDTGTVSERRLRSEVLSLACHLEDPPCLERARQLFKEWLQSNGTINLPTDVVETVYSVGAQDDHGWTSLLDKYKTSLSEAQKHKILFALTSSKDKDKLQRLLTLGLEGKVIRSQDLSSLIIMVARNPQGYYLAWNFVKTNWDTLVQKFQLGSFCIRNIIIGTTGQFSSPEELTEVQLFFESIKEQSSQLRVTQMALDNVQKNVRWIQRNLETLRKWVNEQK; this comes from the exons ATGGTCTCGGTGAGGCTGTTAGTGCTGTCCCTTTTCAGTGTGTCTCTGGCTGGCTCTCAGGCCAACCAGAGCTCACAACAGACGTCAACCGCTCCTCAACCTGCAGGAGAACAGTCTCCTTCGGGTAATCTGTCCTTCCCATGGAGCCGTCTGCGCCTGCCAAG GTACATCATTCCTGTTCAGTACCGCCTCCTTCTGCACCCCAACCTCACAAATCTCAGTTTCACTGGATCGGTGCAGATCCAGATCGATGTCCAGAACAACACAAACTGGGTTGTATTGCACAGCAAGGGTCTACAGATCTCCAAGGCCACCATTTTAGACCAGAAATTTGCTCATTTGTCCGATCAG GTTCTTCCAGTTCTTCACAACCCTTCCCATGAGCAGATAGGCATATTCTCTCCCAGGGTGCTCAGCAGCGGACAGAAGTATTTCCTCTACATTGAGTTTGAGGCAGGGCTTGCAGATGGTTTCTATGGCTTTTACAAGAGCACGTACAAGACCAGTACAGGAGAGACCAG AACCTTGGCTTCTACTCACTTTGAGCCCACGAGTGCTCGGATGGCCTTCCCTTGTTTCGATGAACCAAGCTTCAAAGCTAACTTTTCCTTACGGATCAGGAGGAGTCCAGAGCATATTTCTCTGTCCAACATGCCTGTG GTCAAGACGGTGGAATTAAGCGATGGCTTGCTTGAGGATTGGTTTGCTCCAAGTGTGAAGATGAGCACGTACCTTGTAGCGTTTGTCATCTGTGACTTCAAATCTGTCACTTCAACAACATCTTCTGGGGTGCAG GTGTCCATTTATGCTGCACCTGAGAAGTGGCAGCAAACCCACTACGCCCTGGAAGTCGCTGTCAAAATGCTGGACTTCTATGAGGAGTATTTCAACATCCGCTATCCTTTACCCAAACAGG aTCTCGTAGCCATTCCAGACTTTCAGTACGGCGCGATGGAGAACTGGGGTCTGACCACCTACAGAGAGACCAGCCTTCTTTTTGACCCCCTCACATCCTCTGTTTCTGACAAACTCTGGGTTACTATGGTGATTGGCCATGAGCTTGCTCATCAG TGGTTCGGTAACTTGGTGACCATGGAGTGGTGGAACGATATCTGGCTGAATGAAGGGTTCGCCAGATACATGGAGTACATATCAGTAGACGCCACCTACCCAGACCTCAAAGTG GATGAATATCTACTCCACACCTGTTTTGCAGCAGTTGGCTACGATTCACTGAACTCCTCCCGGCCAATATCCAGCCCAGCGGAGAACCCCACTCAGATCGAGGAGATGTTCGACACAGTCTCTTATGACAAA GGTGCCTGTGTCTTGCACATGCTGCGACACTTTTTGACAGATGAGGTGTTTCAGAGCGGGATAGTGCGATACCTCCGCAAGTACAGCTACAGGAATGCCTACAACCAGGACCTGTGGGACAGTCTAGCCAAC acatgCTCAGAGGAGGACTTCAGCTCAGGAAAACACTGTTACAGCAGTGGCCAGGCCGCCAAAAATGCA TACTTGTTTGCAGGGGAACATCTGAACCTGACAGCCATGATGAACACTTGGACTCTGCAGAAAGGCATACCGGTGGTAACTGTGACAAGGAAGGGGCCTCGTCTACTTATTAGGCAGGACAGATTCCTGAGGACGGTGATGCCTTCAGACCCTCTGTGGCCCAAACTGCAAGAGGG TTTCCTTTGGCATATTCCTCTCACATACAAGACTGACGCCTCCAGCACCATCCACAGACACTTAATGACATCGGCCACAG ACAGTATACCCATAGGAGAGGACGTGAACTGGGTGAAAGTAAACACTGACATGACAGGCTATTATGTGGTTCATTACGAGGACGGTGGTTGGGATGTGATGACTAAACTGCTGGGGGAAAACCACACTGCTCTGAGCTACAAAGACAGGACTCACTTGATACACAACGCCTTTCAATTAGTCAC GGCAGGTCATCTGCCGCTCAATAAAGCCTTAGACCTGATTGGTTATCTGCAGCAGGAGACTCACACTGTGCCTCTCCTCCAAGGACTGGGCTATCTGGAAGTCTTTTACCATTTGATTGAGAAAAGGGATGAAGTTGATTTAACACGCAATCTGGGG aTGTACATCCTGCAGTTTTTCCGTGCTGTCATTGACCAGCAGACATGGACCGACACTGGCACTGTGTCAGAGCGACGGCTGAGGTCAGAGGTCCTGTCTCTGGCTTGTCACCTGGAGGACCCTCCCTGTCTGGAGCGTGCGCGTCAGCTCTTCAAAGAATGGCTTCAGTCCAACGGAACGATTAA TCTGCCAACTGATGTGGTAGAGACAGTGTATTCAGTTGGAGCTCAGGATGACCATGGCTGGACGTCATTGTTAGACAAATACAAGACTTCCCTCTCTGAAGCACAGAAGCATAAAATCTTGTTTGCTTTGACCAgcagcaaagacaaagacaaactgcaAAG GCTGCTGACCCTTGGTCTGGAGGGGAAGGTGATTCGATCGCAGGACCTGTCCAGCCTCATCATAATGGTGGCCAGAAATCCACAGGGATATTACCTTGCATGGAACTTTGTGAAGACGAACTGGGACACACTGGTTCAAAA GTTCCAGCTGGGCTCATTTTGCATTAGAAATATCATCATTGGCACCACAGGCCAGTTTTCATCTCCAGAGGAACTCACTGAA GTGCAGTTATTCTTTGAGTCCATCAAGGAACAGTCTTCACAGCTGAGAGTTACTCAGATGGCCCTTGACAATGTGCAGAAAAATGTTCGCTGGATCCAGAGGAACCTAGAGACTCTTAGAAAGTGGGTAAATGAGCAGAAATag
- the LOC125012234 gene encoding leucyl-cystinyl aminopeptidase encodes MDLFDSNSADRANLPRNMIENSMFEEEPDVVDLAKDSAAFPAFPALDPDEVAYEPRSSRLLVRGLGENDMDDEEEDCESSARLLGMSFMNRSSAHRSTSSPYTRQAPPRSCSRPSARTMVVCVLFLVIVVSMTMVLNFLPGCNFTRAGCRKPNKTAPIEPVYPISTNGELFPWALLRLPRSIRPLSYDITLNPDLGSMTFTGRTVINMSVFHSTKRIVLHGANLNITKATFKLGDGQASNVTVLEYKPNQQIAVKFSQELKTGQYCVLTLDYSASLSHTYDGFYNSSYTDKDGNKRVLAATQFEPLSARKAFPCFDEPAFKATFLIKISRKSNYISLSNMPKAKSTVLPNGLVQDEFERTSVNMSTYLVAFVVADFSPISKNVSETLVSVYSVPEKKEHAVYALETGSKLLEFYNNFFEINYPLKKLDLVAIPDFLAGAMENWGLITFRETTLLVGNESSPLDKQVVASVVAHELAHQWFGNLVTMSWWNDLWLNEGFATYMQYMSLQTVFPQLDIGNLFLSVRFRAMDKDALNSSHAVSTEVNTPEQVEEMFDSVSYEKGASILLMLNASLPGDQQFRKGIIQYLKQFSGLNTETDDLWNSLTEVELSTQHLNVSEMMSSWTSQKGFPLVTVSRKGDQVELTQEHFLLTSDKATHSSSLWNIPVTYVNDSCSLAPECRQLFTLKNKSGSLKVPASVKWLKLNYRNTGFYIVHYGDEGWAALISALSQNVSVLTHEDRASLIHNIFALSRLGRVSFHLVLNLLNYMSNETETAPVTEALLQLNTIYRLLDKRQESALVARMKNYILKAFGSLMNKQTWVEEESVSKQELRSALLRTACSLKEENCIQHAQSLFKQYAESNGTIRIPGDLQEVVFTVAAQSERDWATLLNMYSKATYDSEKRKMLRGLASTQDTQSLVWILKAGLNGDIIQTPELPLVIATVCNGFAGYLFAWDFIQQNWDSLIEKFPVGSFAIQTIIKSATSQLSTQAHLLQVQTFFSSLKERGSQMRSVQEALETIRLNQRWMDQNLPTLQKWL; translated from the exons ATGGATCTGTTTGACAGCAACAGTGCAG ACCGTGCCAACTTGCCGCGAAACATGATTGAGAACAGCATGTTTGAAGAAGAGCCTGATGTTGTGGATTTGGCCAAAGACTCTGCTGCGTTCCCA GCGTTTCCTGCTCTTGACCCGGACGAGGTGGCGTATGAGCCTCGCAGCTCGCGGCTGCTTGTTCGAGGCCTGGGAGAAAATGACatggacgacgaggaggaggactgtGAGTCTTCAGCACGTCTGCTGGGCATGTCCTTCATGAACCGTAGCTCCGCTCACCGATCCACCTCTTCTCCTTACACCAGACAGGCTCCACCGAG gtCATGTTCCCGGCCCTCGGCGCGTACCATGGTTGTCTGCGTGTTGTTCCTGGTGATTGTGGTATCTATGACGATGGTATTGAACTTCTTACCCGGTTGCAACTTCACCAGG GCTGGCTGTCGTAAACCAAACAAGACCGCTCCCATCGAGCCCGTCTACCCTATATCCACAAACGGTGAACTTTTTCCATGGGCACTGCTCCGACTGCCTCGCAGCATACGTCCTCTCAGCTACGACATCACCCTCAACCCCGACCTTGGCAGCATGACCTTCACTGGCCGCACTGTTATCAACATGTCTGTGTTTCACAGCACAAAGCGCATTGTCCTGCACGGTGCTAATCTCAATATTACCAAAGCTACATTCAAG CTGGGTGATGGGCAGGCCAGCAACGTGACGGTGCTGGAGTATAAACCCAACCAACAGATTGCTGTTAAGTTTTCTCAGGAGCTGAAGACAGGCCAGTACTGTGTTTTGACCCTGGATTACTCCGCAAGCCTCTCACACACTTACGATGGCTTCTACAACAGCTCATACACTGATAAAGACGGAAATAAAAG GGTCCTAGCAGCGACGCAGTTTGAGCCGCTGTCAGCCAGGAAGGCTTTCCCATGTTTTGATGAGCCAGCTTTCAAAGCTACTTTCCTGATTAAAATCAGCAGAAAATCCAACTACATATCTCTTTCCAACATGCCTAAG GCTAAATCCACAGTTCTTCCTAATGGCCTCGTACAGGATGAGTTTGAAAGGACGAGCGTCAACATGAGCACCTACCTGGTGGCCTTCGTCGTCGCTGACTTCAGTCCTATCAGCAAAAACGTTTCAGAAACCCTG gtGTCCGTCTACTCTGTGCCAGAAAAGAAGGAGCACGCTGTCTATGCTCTGGAGACAGGGTCCAAGCTGCTGGAGTTTTACAATAACTTCTTTGAAATTAACTACCCCCTTAAAAAGCTCG ACTTGGTAGCCATCCCAGACTTCCTCGCGGGAGCTATGGAAAACTGGGGGCTCATTACTTTTCGAGAGACCACCCTGCTGGTGGGCAACGAATCCTCTCCTCTGGATAAGCAAGTAGTTGCCTCCGTGGTAGCGCACGAACTCGCTCATCAG tggttTGGGAACCTGGTAACTATGAGCTGGTGGAACGATCTGTGGCTCAACGAAGGATTTGCCACCTACATGCAGTACATGTCGCTGCAGACGGTGTTTCCCCAGCTGGACATC GGTAATTTATTCCTGTCGGTTCGGTTCAGAGCCATGGACAAAGATGCACTGAACTCGTCCCATGCTGTGTCGACAGAGGTTAATACACCGGAACAAGTGGAGGAGATGTTTGATTCTGTTTCCTATGAAAAG GGTGCATCCATTCTCCTGATGCTGAACGCTTCCCTGCCAGGAGACCAGCAGTTTAGAAAGGGTATCATTCAATACCTAAAACAGTTCAGTGGATTAAACACAGAAACTGATGACCTGTGGAACAGCCTTAcagag GTTGAGTTgtccacgcagcacctgaatgTGTCGGAGATGATGAGCTCATGGACATCGCAGAAAGGCTTCCCGTTGGTCACCGTAAGCCGTAAGGGAGATCAGGTGGAGCTCACGCAGGAGCACTTCCTGCTCACCTCTGACAAAGCCACGCATAGTTCAAG CTTGTGGAATATTCCAGTGACATACGTGAACGACAGCTGTAGTTTGGCCCCTGAGTGCAGACAACTGTTCACTCTGAAGAACAAGTCAG gtagTCTTAAAGTGCCAGCAAGTGTGAAGTGGCTGAAGCTGAACTACAGGAACACAGGCTTCTACATCGTCCACTACGGAGACGAGGGCTGGGCTGCTCTTATCAGTGCTTTGTCCCAGAATGTCAGTGTACTCACCCATGAGGACAGAGCCTCACTTATACACAACATCTTTGCTCTTTCCAG GCTGGGACGTGTATCCTTCCATCTAGTCCTCAACCTGTTAAACTACATGTCCAATGAAACGGAGACTGCCCCTGTGACAGAGGCTCTGCTACAGCTCAACACAATCTACAGACTGCTCGACAAAAGACAGGAGTCTGCGCTTGTGGCCCGCATGAAG AACTACATTCTGAAGGCCTTTGGTTCCctgatgaacaaacaaacatgggtAGAGGaggaaagtgtgtccaaacagGAGCTGCGCTCAGCCCTGCTGCGGACGGCCTGTAGtctgaaagaagaaaattgCATTCAGCACGCCCAGTCCTTATTCAAACAGTATGCTGAATCCAATGGGACCATACG CATTCCAGGCGATCTGCAGGAAGTTGTGTTCACAGTGGCCGCTCAgtcagaaagagactgggcaacTTTGTTGAACATGTACTCGAAGGCCACTTATGACTCTGAGAAGCGAAAAATGCTGCGAGGCCTGGCTTCCACTCAGGACACCCAAAGTTTGGTGTG GATTCTAAAGGCAGGTCTGAATGGGGACATCATCCAGACACCGGAGTTGCCTTTGGTCATCGCCACTGTGTGTAATGGTTTTGCTGGGTATTTGTTTGCCTGGGATTTTATACAACAGAACTGGGACAGTCTCATAGAGAA gtttcCTGTGGGATCCTTTGCTATCCAGACAATCATCAAATCTGCTACCTCTCAGCTCTCCACACAGGCACACCTGCTACAG GTGCAGACTTTCTTCTCCAGTCTGAAGGAGCGCGGTTCTCAGATGAGGAGCGTACAGGAAGCTTTGGAAACCATCAGGCTAAACCAGCGCTGGATGGACCAGAACCTCCCCACTCTCCAGAAGTGGCTGTAA
- the LOC125012104 gene encoding uncharacterized protein LOC125012104, translated as MRHFNPPSCNAPGKAKWHAPISHTLTHTQGTQTHSHTHTVTLTKADMTEPSRSIFYLPIIYLWTGGVEGNVLASLGPPVHLSGERLGWTLLVCMVSDFRRGHLEVSWRSASEGYVSSVPYRHHVSRKHRGQNAVAIITVATRDWPSYGCSVGRRQRAKVKGRRHTTSSGNEDKMCHEVEETGDIRVRTNAVVVLALRLILIKILAYNTLMTIYVVIK; from the exons ATGAGACATTTCAATCCCCCATCATGCAATGCTCCTGGCAAAGCCAAATGGCATGCCCccatttcacacacactcactcacacacaaggcacacaaacacattcacatacacatacagtcaCCCTAACTAAAGCAGACATGACTGAGCCGTCCAGGAGTATCTTTTACCTTCCTATCATTTACTTGTGGACAG GAGGGGTAGAGGGTAACGTGCTGGCCTCTCTGGGCCCTCCGGTGCACCTGTCCGGGGAAAGGCTTGGCTGGACCCTGCTGGTGTGCATGGTGAGCGACTTCAGGAGGGGGCACCTGGAGGTCAGCTGGAGATCGGCGTCGGAGGGCTACGTGTCCAGCGTACCTTACAGGCACCACGTAAGCAGGAAGCACCGCGGCCAAAATGCTGTGGCAATAATCACCGTGGCAACCAGGGACTGGCCATCGTACGGCTGCTCCGTAGGCCGCAGGCAACGCGCAAAGGTCAAGGGGCGACGCCACACCACCTCATCAG GCAATGAAGACAAGATGTGCCACGAAGTTGAAGAAACGGGGG ATATTCGTGTGAGGACAAACGCTGTGGTTGTACTGGCTTTGAGGCTGATTCTCATAAAGATCCTCGCCTATAACACTCTGATGACCATTTATGTTGTTATTAAGTG a
- the rgmb gene encoding RGM domain family member B, giving the protein MGRAGCCCRGAERLASPSLVRRFRPLLLLIIVLCCGAHIGQCQVATPQCRIQKCTTDFVSLTSHLTPAVDGFHTEFCKALRAYSACTQRTAKSCRGNLVFHSAVLGISDLMSQRNCSRDGPTSPTHPEIPLEPCNYHSRTQHAHAHSHLHTHSHTHGHGHGHGHGHSHLPGYLFCGLFGDPHLRTFKDSFQTCKVEGAWPLIDNDYLSVQVTNVPVVPGSSATATNKITIIFKPYEGCTDQRVYQAVTDNLPAAFDDGTVSSGDPIQASADAEGAAGKVRALWISERLPGHHVELHAGYIGVTVIVRQLGRYLTLAVRIPEDLAQAYDATQDLQLCLNGCPSSERIDQAGHLSLPLSPPALGLQLQQLHRPSYSSQTQASPYGAAQVFSAEAAKERCREQLDVEDIYFHSCVFDLLTTGDANFTVAAFSAQKDMESLHPHRDRWRIYPRGSATSALHSVSQPIKHLTLLLLCALSAALM; this is encoded by the exons GTCAGTGCCAGGTGGCCACCCCTCAGTGTCGCATCCAGAAGTGCACCACCGACTTCGTCTCCCTGACCTCCCACCTGACGCCGGCCGTGGATGGCTTTCACACTGAATTTTGCAAGGCCCTACGCGCGTATTCGGCCTGCACCCAGAGGACAGCCAAGTCCTGCCGGGGGAATCTGGTGTTTCACTCGGCGGTGCTGGGCATCTCAGACCTCATGAGCCAGAGAAATTGCTCCAGAGACGGGCCCACTTCCCCCACGCACCCCGAAATCCCACTCGAACCCTGCAACTACCACAGCCGTACCCAGCACGCCCACGCGCACTCCCACTTGCACACGCACTCCCACACTCACGGCCACGGCCACGGGCACGGCCACGGCCACTCTCACCTACCCGGCTACCTGTTCTGCGGGCTGTTCGGGGACCCCCATCTGAGGACATTTAAGGACAGCTTCCAGACTTGTAAGGTGGAGGGCGCGTGGCCTCTCATTGATAATGACTATCTGTCGGTGCAGGTCACTAATGTTCCCGTGGTTCCCGGCTCCAGCGCCACAGCGACCAATAAG ATCACCATTATATTTAAGCCCTACGAGGGCTGCACAGACCAGAGGGTTTACCAGGCCGTCACAGACAACCTCCCTGCCGCCTTCGACGATGGGACCGTGAGCAGCGGAGACCCGATCCAGGCTTCTGCCGACGCAGAGGGTGCTGCCGGGAAGGTCCGGGCTCTGTGGATCTCTGAGCGCCTCCCGGGGCACCACGTGGAGCTGCACGCCGGCTACATTGGTGTGACTGTGATCGTTCGCCAGCTGGGGCGCTACTTGACCCTGGCGGTGCGGATCCCAGAGGACCTGGCTCAGGCCTATGATGCCACCCAGGACCTGCAGCTCTGTCTGAACGGCTGCCCCAGCAGCGAGCGCATCGACCAGGCGGGCCATCTTTCccttcccctctcccctcctgcGCTCGGCCTGCAGCTTCAGCAGCTGCACCGGCCCAGCTACTCCTCGCAGACTCAAGCGTCCCCCTACGGTGCCGCGCAGGTTTTCAGTGCAGAGGCGGCGAAGGAGCGGTGCAGGGAGCAGCTAGACGTGGAGGACATTTACTTCCACTCCTGCGTGTTTGATCTCCTGACCACTGGGGATGCTAACTTCACAGTGGCGGCGTTCAGCGCCCAGAAGGACATGGAAAGCCTCCATCCACACCGGGACAGATGGAGGATCTACCCTCGCGGCTCCGCAACCTCCGCCTTGCACTCTGTTTCTCAGCCTATCAAACACCTTACTCTGCTCCTGCTGTGTGCTCTCAGCGCTGCTTTGATGtaa